One window of the Salvelinus alpinus chromosome 13, SLU_Salpinus.1, whole genome shotgun sequence genome contains the following:
- the LOC139537369 gene encoding transcription initiation factor TFIID subunit 1-like isoform X1, with the protein MSDSDSDEDQDRPFSLTGFLFGNINEDGQLEGDSVLDTESKKHLAGLGSLGLGNLITEITASEEDDLDEDGDTGGTDSEGWVKNDADAVDYSDINEVAEDETKKYRQAMGSLQPTRRTDDEDDYDADCEDIDAKLMPPPPPPCFSTPGGKKDDSSPTAASVGDEGDGIILPSIIAPSSLVDKVDFSSSSDSESETDRPSAGPGSGGSAACLSLPLAGIMQKDAAKALPGVTQLFPEFRPGRVLRFLRLFGPGKNMPSVWRSARRKRKRKHRDPQPGTPPPEGAEPMEQQGPEKKSGWDYEYAPPPPPEQCLSDDEITMMAPIESKFSQTSGDGDKVTESRPKVAEWRYGPAQLWYDMMGVPDDGSGFHYGFKLKEEEDDEQEKRERPEPPPPLQHPKEEGSGDEKDKQALENELFLMVTQLQWEDDIIWNGEDVKHKGTKTQRASLAGWLPSSMTRNANAYNAQQGIHDVYLHSTGLSRSNSQLVPPTPPPMPKAPSIGSGSKRDKHHHDHHATHEEDAPWFSIFPIDNEELVYGRWEDNIIWDDQAMDRMLSPPVLTLDPNDENIILEIPDEKESERMSHSPSKENKKESSLKKSRILLGKTGVIKDEPQQNMSQPEVKDPWNLSNDEFYYPKQQGLRGTFGGNIIQHSIPAVELRQPFFPTHMGPMKLRGFHRPSLKKYSFGTLSQPGPHAAQPLLKQIKKKAKMREQERQASGGGDMFFMRTAQDLTGKDGDLILAEYSEEYPPLIMQVGMATKIKNYYKRKPGKDPGAPDCKYGETVYCHTSPFLGSLHPGQLLPAFENNLFRAPIYLHKMPETDFLVLRTRQGYFIRELVDIFVVGQQCPLYEVPGPNSKRANTHIRDFLQVFIYRLFWKSKDRPRRIRMEDIKKAFPSHSESSIRKRLKLCADFKRTGMDSNWWVLKPDFRLPTEEEIRAMVSPEQCCAYYSMLVAEQRLKDAGYGEKSFFAPEEENEEDFQMKIDDEVRTAPWNTTRAFIAAMKGKCLLEVMGVADPTGCGEGFSYVKVPNKPTQQKAQDDREPQPAKKTVTGTDADLRRLSLKNAKQLLRKFGVPEEEIKKLSRWEVIDVVRTMSTEQARSGEGPMSKFARGSRFSVAEHQERYKEECQRIFDLQNKVLDSTEVLSTDTDSSSAEDSDFEEMGKNIENMLQNKKTSSQLSREKEEQERKELQRMLMGEESDRDHKGRKGFSSAFSTGSHKDDDTSSVTSLNSSATGRRLKIYRTFRDEDGKEYVRCETVRKPSVIDAYTRIRTTKDDEFIRKFAVFDEQHREEMRKERRRIQEQLRRLKRNQEKDRFKGPPEKKAKKVKEKPDLKVKLKCGACGAIGHMRTNKFCPLYYQTNAPPSNPVAMTEEQEEELEKTVIHNDNEELIKVEGTKIVLGKQLIESADEVRRKSLVLKFPKQHLPPKKKRRVGTTVHCDYLNRPHKSIHRRRTDPMVTLSSVLESVINDMRDHPNTYPFHTPVNAKVVKDYYKVIPRPMDLQTLRENVRKRVYPSREEFRENVELIIKNSATYNGAKHPITQVAQTMLDLCDEKLKEKEDRLVRLEKAINPLLDDDDQVAFSFILDNIVTQKMMAVPDSWPFHHPVNKKFVPDYYKVIVQPMDLENVRKNISKHKYQNRDVFLFDVSLVHTNSVKYNGPDSPYTKTALEIVNVCKQTLAEYDEHLTQLEKDISTAKEAALDAADLDSLDPMTPGTYTSQPADVFDSSASVSLHRETRLFSEVKASLMTVPEKRGLGKGRHRRLGEEESDVDIEGFEEEEYDCKPKTPAPAEDGEGDLEDEDDEEEMLLPPPRRRLQGHNDDDFEEDEGTSRPAHASVLYQDLLMSDGEDDASEEEGDNPFSSIHLSESGSDSDREVEVRPPPPPRPHQETARMGLEQDDSMMSYGEDVPDETHLEDSNVSYGSYEEPEGQTQTQTSSMGNGEGYGMSEEEEEDEEAARRRGPSVLSQVQLSEDEEDSEEFRSIGGDSDMDSDN; encoded by the exons GAATCCAAAAAGCACCTGGCTGGCCTGGGCTCCCTGGGACTGGGCAACCTCATCACAGAGATCACTGCTAGTGAGGAGGACGATCTGGACGAGGATGGAGACACAGGTGGCACAGACTCAGAGG GCTGGGTGAAGAACGATGCCGATGCAGTTGATTATTCTGACATCAACGAGGTGGCTGAAGATGAGACTAAGAAGTATCGTCAGGCCATGGGCAGCCTGCAGCCTACGAGGAGAACAG ATGATGAGGATGACTATGATGCGGATTGTGAGGATATTGATGCCAAGCTTatgcctcctccacctcctccatgtttctccACGCCTGGTGGCAAGAAAGACGACTCCTCTCCCACGGCTGCAAGTG TTGGGGATGAAGGAGATGGGATCATCCTGCCCTCCATCATCGCTCCTTCCTCTCTGGTAGACAAAGTGGACTTCAGCAGTTCCTCAGACTCTGAATCGGAGACAGACCGGCCCTCTGCAGGCCCTGGGTCAGGGGGTTCTGCAGCCTGCCTCAGCTTGCCCCTGGCTGGCATCATGCAGAAGGATGCTGCCAAAGCCCTGCCTGGCGTCACACAGCTCTTCCCAGAGTTCAGGCCTGGAAGG GTGCTGCGGTTCCTTCGACTGTTTGGCCCTGGGAAGAACATGCCGTCGGTGTGGCGGAGCGCacgaagaaagaggaagaggaagcacCGCGACCCCCAGCCAGGGACACCCCCACCAGAGGGCGCTGAGCCCATGGAGCAGCAGGGACCAGAGAAGAAGTCTGGCTGGGACTATGAATACGCCCCACCTCCACCCCCAGAACAGTGCCTGTCTGACGACGAG ATCACCATGATGGCCCCAATAGAGTCCAAGTTCTCCCAGACCTCTGGAGACGGGGACAAGGTGACAGAGTCCAGGCCCAAGGTGGCAGAGTGGCGCTACGGTCCGGCCCAGCTCTGGTACGACATGATGGGGGTCCCTGACGATGGCAGTGGCTTCCACTACGGCTTCAaactgaaggaggaggaggacgatgaACAGGAGAAACGGGAGAGGCCAGAACCACCGCCACCTTTACAACATCCCAAAGAG GAGGGCAGTGGTGACGAAAAGGACAAACAGGCCCTGGAGAATGAGCTCTTCCTGATGGTCACCCAGCTTCAGTGGGAGGACGACATCATTTGGAACGGAGAGGACGTGAAACACAAGGGCACTAAAACCCAGCGAGCCAGTCTGGCAGGGTGGCTGCCTTCCAGCATGACCCGCAACGCCAATGCCTACAACGCACAGCAGG GTATTCATGATGTCTATCTACACTCTACAGGTCTGAGTAGGAGTAACTCTCAGCTGGTgccccccactcctccacccatGCCCAAAGCCCCTTCCATCGGCTCTGGCTCCAAGAGGGACAAACACCACCACGACCATCATG CCACTCATGAAGAGGATGCCCCCTGGTTCTCCATCTTCCCTATTGACAATGAGGAGCTGGTGTACGGGCGCTGGGAGGACAACATCATCTGGGATGACCAGGCCATGGACCGCATGCTCTCACCCCCTGTCCTCACCCTAGACCCCAACGATGAGAACATCATTTTAG AAATCCCAGATGAGAAGGAGTCTGAGCGTATGTCCCACTCTCCGTCTAAGGAGAACAAGAAGGAGTCATCACTAAAGAAGAGTCGCATCCTGTTGGGGAAGACTGGGGTCATAAAAGATGAGCCTCAACAG AACATGTCCCAGCCTGAGGTGAAGGACCCATGGAACCTGTCCAATGATGAGTTCTATTATCCTAAGCAGCAAGGCCTGAGGGGCACCTTCGGTGGCAACATCATTCAG CACTCCATCCCTGCAGTGGAGCTGAGGCAGCCGTTCTTCCCTACTCACATGGGACCTATGAAGCTGCGTGGGTTCCACCGGCCCTCTCTGAAGAAGTACTCATTCGGGACGTTGTCCCAGCCAGGTCCCCACGCAGCCCAGCCTCTACTCAAACAGATCAAGAAGAAGGCCAAG ATGCGAGAACAAGAGCGCCAGGCTTCCGGTGGAGGTGACATGTTCTTCATGCGTACAGCTCAGGACCTGACAGGGAAAGACGGCGACCTGATTCTGGCAGAGTACAGCGAGGAATATCCTCCACTCATCATGCAAGTCGGCATGGCAACCAAGATCAAGAACTACTACAAGAGA AAACCAGGGAAGGACCCTGGAGCTCCAGACTGTAAGTACGGAGAGACCGTGTACTGCCACACCTCACCTTTCCTGGGCTCCCTGCACCCCGGACAGCTGCTGCCG GCTTTTGAGAACAACCTTTTCCGTGCCCCCATCTACCTCCACAAGATGCCAGAGACAGATTTCCTGGTGCTGCGTACACGGCAGGGCTACTTCATTAGAGAGCTGGTAGATATCTTTGTGGTCGGCCAGCAGTGTCCCCTCTATGAGGTCCCTGGACCCAACTCCAAACGAGCCAACACCCATATCAGAGACTTCTTGCAG GTGTTTATCTATCGGTTGTTCTGGAAGAGTAAAGATCGTCCAAGGAGAATCCGCATGGAGGACATAAAGAAAGCTTTCCCCTCACATTCAGAAAGCAGCATCCGCAAACGCCTAAAACTCTGTGCTGACTTTAAGCGTACAG GGATGGACTCTAACTGGTGGGTGCTGAAGCCTGACTTCAGGCTGCCTACTGAGGAGGAGATCAGGGCCATGGTGTCTCCAGAGCAGTGCTGTGCCTACTACAGCATGCTGGTGGCAGAGCAAAGACTGAAG GATGCTGGATATGGTGAAAAGTCCTTCTTTGCCCCAGAGGAAGAGAACGAGGAAGACTTCCAGATGAAGATTGATGATGAG GTCCGCACAGCCCCTTGGAACACGACGCGAGCCTTCATCGCTGCCATGAAGGGGAAGTGTCTGCTGGAGGTCATGGGGGTGGCCGACCCCACAGGCTGTGGAGAGGGATTCTCTTACGTCAAAGTGCCCAACAAGCCCACTCAACAAAAg GCCCAAGACGACCGGGAACCACAACCCGCTAAGAAAACTGTGACAGGGACAGACGCTGATCTGAGAAGACTGTCACTCAAAAACGCCAAGCAGCTGCTGCGCAAGTTCGGTGTTCCAGAGGAGGAG ataaAGAAGCTGTCTCGTTGGGAGGTGATTGACGTGGTGAGGACCATGTCCACAGAGCAGGCCCGCTCTGGCGAGGGGCCCATGAGCAAGTTTGCCCGCGGGTCCCGCTTCTCTGTAGCCGAACACCAGGAACGCTACAAGGAGGAGTGCCAGAGGATCTTTGACCTGCAGAACAA AGTATTGGATTCCACAGAGGTCCtgtccacagacacagacagcagCTCAGCGGAGGACAGTGACTTTGAGGAGATGGGGAAGAACATTGAGAACATGCTGCAGAACAAGAAGACCAGCTCCCAGCTGTCCAGagagaaggaggagcaggagaggaaggaGCTGCAGAGGATGCTGATGGGAGAGGAGAGCGACCGCGACCACAAGGGACGCAAGGGCTTCT CCAGTGCCTTCTCCACAGGCTCCCATAAAGATGACGACACGTCCTCGGTCACCAGCCTGAACTCGTCCGCTACGGGACGGCGCCTCAAAATCTACCGCACCTTCAGAGACGAGGACGGCAAGGAGTATGTCCGCTGTGAGACGGTCCGCAAACCCTCCGTCATAGACGCCTACACCAGGATCAGAACCACCAAGGATGATGAGTTCAT AAGAAAGTTTGCTGTGTTTGACGAGCAAcacagagaggagatgaggaaggaGCGGAGGAGGATCCAGGAACAGCTGAGGAGGCTGAAGAGGAACCAGGAGAAGGACCGGTTCAAGGGCCCCCCGGAGAAGAAGGCCAAGAAGGTCAAGGAGAAGCCAGACCTCAAGGTAAAA CTGAAGTGCGGAGCTTGCGGTGCCATCGGGCACATGCGAACCAACAAGTTCTGCCCGCTGTACTACCAGACCAACGCCCCGCCCTCCAACCCGGTTGCCATgacagaggagcaggaggaggagctggAGAAGACTGTCATCCACAACGACAACGAGGAACTCATCAAGGTGGAGGGAACCAAGATCGTCCTCGGCAAGCAGCTTATCGagag TGCTGATGAGGTGCGCAGGAAGTCTCTGGTGCTGAAGTTCCCCAAACAGCATCTTCCCCCCAAGAAGAAGAGACGTGTGGGAACCACTGTACACTGTGACTACCTCAAT AGGCCCCACAAATCCATCCACCGCCGACGCACTGACCCCATGGTCACTCTGTCCTCAGTCCTGGAGAGCGTCATCAACGACATGCGGGATCACCCTAAT ACATACCCCTTCCACACGCCGGTCAATGCCAAGGTGGTGAAGGACTACTATAAGGTCATCCCTCGTCCCATGGATCTGCAGACGCTACGGGAGAATGTGCGTAAGCGTGTGTACCCCTCCCGGGAGGAGTTCAGAGAGAACGTGGAGCTCATTATCAAGAACAGCGCCACATACAATG GTGCCAAACATCCAATAACCCAGGTGGCGCAGACAATGCTGGACCTTTGTGATGAGAAACTGAAAGAG AAGGAAGACAGGCTGGTGAGACTGGAGAAAGCTATCAACCCCCTGCTGGACGATGACGACCAGGTAGCCTTCTCCTTCATCCTGGACAACATCGTCACTCAGAAGATGATGGCCGTGCCTGAC TCTTGGCCGTTCCACCATCCAGTCAACAAGAAGTTTGTTCCAGATTACTACAAAGTGATAGTCCAACCCATGGACCTGGAGAATGTCCGCAAG AACATATCCAAACACAAGTACCAGAACCGGGATGTGTTCCTGTTTGACGTCAGCCTGGTCCACACCAACAGTGTCAAGTACAACGGTCCAGACAGTCCTTACACCAAGACGGCCCTGGAGATAGTCAACGTGTGCAAGCAGACCCTGGCAGAG TATGATGAGCACCTGACCCAGCTGGAGAAGGACATCTCCACAGCTAAAGAGGCAGCTCTGGATGCAGCAGACCTGGATAGCCTGGACCCCATGACTCCTGGAACCTACACATCACAG cCTGCCGATGTGTTTGACAGCAGTGCCTCTGTGAGCCTgcacagagagaccagactcttCTCTGAGGTTAAGGCATCTCTTATGACTGTTCCAGAGAAGAGGGGGTTAGGgaag gGTCGTCATAGAAGACTAGGAGAGGAGGAGTCGGACGTGGACATCGAGGGCTTCGAGGAGGAGGAGTATGACTGCAAGCCCAAGACACCAGCTCCT GCTGAGGATGGTGAGGGAGACCTGGAGGAtgaggatgatgaagaggagatGCTGTTGCCGCCGCCCCGCAGACGACTGCAGGGCCACAATGATGATGATTTTGAAGAGGATGAAGGCACCAGTCGGCCAGCCCATGCCAGCGTGCTGTACCAGGACCTGCTCATGTCAGACGGAGAGGATGACGCCAGCGAAGAGGAGGGAGATAACCCGTTCTCCT CGATCCACCTGTCAGAGAGTGGCAGTGActcagacagagaggtggaggtgCGTCCCCCGCCCCCTCCCAGACCTCACCAAGAGACGGCCCGCATGGGCCTGGAGCAGGACGACAGCATGATGTCATACGGGGAAGATGTGCCGGATGAGACCCACCTGGAGGACAGTAATGTCAG TTATGGGAGCTATGAGGAGCCGGAGggtcagacccagacccagacctccAGCATGGGCAATGGAGAGGGCTACGGcatgagtgaggaagaggaggaagatgaggaggcaGCTCGGAGGAGAGGTCCCAGTGTGCTTTCCCAGGTGCAGCTGAGTGAGGATGAGGAGGACAGTGAAGAGTTCAGGTCCATCGGGGGTGACAGTGACATGGACTCAGACAACTAG